A genomic window from Glycine soja cultivar W05 chromosome 10, ASM419377v2, whole genome shotgun sequence includes:
- the LOC114372532 gene encoding uncharacterized protein LOC114372532 yields MGLYEHPDVVQWGINLFSDPAYSPGYYSDIIQHDTGDVYNGHYYHNHYDTESNQIQNDEIIARALQEEFSRLDIAECSGYSQTDEEQFHASEPTYDWNNTSMMNYCSGHDYAYNGVGDIEPSSSSCCSPCEPEESSLELTDNYPLDDEIGRRLSQMVPTPHVPKINGEIPSIDEASSDHQRLLDRLQLYDFVEHMVQGDGNCQFRALSDQLYNTPDHHKYVRRQVVNQLKSHPEIYEGYVPMEYDEYLEKMSKSGEWGDHVTLQAAADSYGVRIFVITSFKDTCCIEILPHFEKPKGVIFLSFWAEVHYNSIYPQGDIPSSESRKKKKWWSFGTKH; encoded by the exons ATGGGGTTATATGAGCATCCAGATGTTGTGCAGTGGGGTATTAATCTTTTCAGTGACCCTGCTTATAGTCCTGGATACTACAGTGACATAATTCAACATGATACCGGTGATGTCTATAATGGACACTACTACCATAACCATTATGATACTGAAAGTAACCAAATACAAAATGATGAGATCATTGCACGGGCTCTTCAAGAAGAATTTTCCCGGCTAGATATTGCTGAGTGTTCAGGATATTCACAGACAGATGAAGAACAGTTCCATGCTTCTGAGCCTACATATGATTGGAATAATACATCGATGATGAACTATTGTTCAG GTCATGATTATGCTTACAACGGAGTTGGTGACATAGAACCTTCTAGTTCTTCATGTTGCAGTCCCTGTGAGCCAGAGGAAAGCTCATTGGAGCTTACAGACAACTATCCACTTGACGATGAAATAGGGAGGAGATTGAGCCAGATGGTTCCGACTCCT CATGTTCCAAAAATCAATGGAGAAATTCCTTCTATAGATGAAGCCTCTTCAGATCATCAAAGGCTTCTGGATAG ATTGCAGTTATATGACTTTGTGGAGCATATGGTACAAGGTGATGGTAATTGTCAg TTTCGTGCGTTGTCTGATCAATTGTATAACACACCTGATCACCACAAATATGTGAGACGACAAGTTGTGAACCAG CTGAAGTCTCATCCAGAGATTTATGAGGGATATGTTCCCATGGAATATGACGAATATTTGGAGAAGATGTCTAA GAGTGGTGAATGGGGGGATCATGTCACCCTTCAAGCAGCTGCAGATTCG TATGGTGTGAGAATATTTGTGATAACTTCTTTCAAGGACACCTGTTGCATAGAGATACTTCCTCATTTTGAGAAGCCAAAAGGAG TGATTTTCCTTAGTTTTTGGGCAGAGGTGCATTACAACTCCATCTATCCTCAAGGAg ATATACCTTCAAGTGAgtcaagaaagaagaaaaagtggTGGAGCTTTGGGACTAAGCATTAA